In the Candidatus Cloacimonas acidaminovorans str. Evry genome, one interval contains:
- a CDS encoding protein kinase domain-containing protein translates to MFIDHRYEVLERLGSGTWANVFKVRDIRTDKLFTLKLFQYVSSEELYSRFSAEDMHRITQLEHPNLNRVVDFGHIADHIYFISEHFDGKPLSRFKFSKSRINLIYDIAVQISYALNALHTQNILHKDLKLENVLYRLEGNSIVVKLIDYGFSKIDTPKDSQAVSGSLPYLAPEVYLGKPPSKASDFYALGVILYKLTTGSFPFSVDQINALITGGNQYFIPNFPSELNKDIPLPLEKFILRLLDRNPDNRFTNSEEIVDYINRIQPVQYPFSVSWSLINTLRFNSYLVREKYAHQLLDYIPAVENGNGKIISVMGGDGLGKDSIMSLFRYHLLSGKYFIFDYTCSKTDHEAFFALIKEFVQSLSADEIQEYTGLQMISEKFRRYLFESEQEAKTISQTTSELKLDFESVKSLLIELSSNKPIIFIIRNFQYVHHNSIDFLNFMSSYIVKHRILIAITCNDYNKIDQIEHTVMLHIPNLNLEETKNYINRLLANITPVSNQNGVPKAFIEEIYKRSAGNPQFIVEILIDLTQRKKLYYNKELHYPLDLSNYHLPTRLLHSIFSRLSHLRDVNYLHLQKLSVVQTPLTRELMLYILKIKDAELYSLLNDSIYNEILRKHRKYYYFTFIEAKQRLFGECNERRQILVSQRVLKFYANETVLDFETCKGLIANAFLANDYNCARFYYLKYYEMLNQENEQEQAFEAILNVLNLDFNPALQVPLKNIIADIAIFQEKMEMTGFFERAGFIMQRISELPDFFEKHYLLGTVDFLAENLRQALKYFQTAEKYVLTGKHQLLVWLAYAQIYTKFDSSKMKLYIDKALKQKMTLELQIAFVDRLAVYYSLNKDFDTAIKTIESFLEKLPTENNTNVMIRLAAMHNDLGVFYSAQKKIEEADEHLFTALNIWNRYNIKRYLGLIYNNLSDLYLKQGLTVIAEHYSELAYQYSDDLNLTMSKALALLNQGEAKIKMGDFSTAEQKLLKCQELVLSKGSDNYLQSVKRNLALAKSKIKGFGHYYTFILENEPELLNGQIKEMSPLVKTYFYYLHETGNAKKLRRLLTKNVHINYKHIHEEEFYHNALALTAMVEKDYERALNELKIALRHAGEINNNYAIAVFYVLQIRCYYGLKDVERARELIEIALPVIKNNQYRYWQCELEVLTLKLDLLSPDIPLRAILRQVNEYLIAWQEYEYYQLNVELYQIKIQIFTELKQEELAQAEFENYKAYLENITENISPDDRQNYLTINLYFLKNLKNFNLLPVVSRSRDLVKQWNDMLYNITNIHNIERIKFLIEKGLIQVLAPWQFWLMQYSEKVSSYTCFQNYNTGKDNLINTQLMPFIERAYKTDNLVVLEQNNRHLMIVPFQIGSKKIGFLLVSDKGEMPFTKQEIYLMRSTKQHLSALLVRIEDFSQITQRIEKMNQLMAITHELMRIVNLNELEPAIVSACIDFTNSTRGFLIKRDSDGAIIYKVQLNAAKQILPTVSGVSKTVLSLSQNTQEIVSTYNAVEDNRFKSAISVQDYVLHSIFCAPLVVDNNVYGYIYLDNLNDNTREMYLNTELIKLLLEQITIALKNAMLYENLLQKNNELNTFETLKDEFMAIVSHELNTPLTTLQGYVTRLKRNLFADEEEKRDIINKIENSVKKLILTINDITTLNTYNLTKSLPLTDISVQEILEIVHQEVQILSRNRRMFIKLEIEKDLPSVKANWEALHLMIYNLVLNAIRFTNDFGTVIIGARKSAFQSEKIDGKEALVLYVQDNGIGIPEYQLQNVFRTFYELNEIYAHKSGIIEYRSSGLGLGLSTSKRIAELHGGKIWIKSKENEGTTVFVSIPLKQNK, encoded by the coding sequence ATGTTTATAGACCATCGTTATGAAGTTTTAGAACGCTTGGGTTCAGGAACTTGGGCTAATGTGTTTAAAGTTCGTGATATTCGCACTGACAAGCTTTTTACGCTAAAGCTGTTTCAGTATGTTTCTTCCGAGGAATTATATTCTCGTTTCAGTGCTGAAGATATGCATCGCATTACTCAACTTGAGCATCCCAATCTGAATCGGGTAGTGGATTTTGGTCATATAGCCGACCATATTTATTTTATCAGTGAACATTTTGACGGCAAACCACTTTCTCGTTTCAAATTCAGCAAATCCAGGATAAATCTGATTTACGATATAGCCGTTCAAATTTCTTATGCTTTGAATGCACTTCATACCCAGAACATTTTACATAAAGACCTCAAATTGGAAAATGTTCTATACCGTCTGGAAGGCAATTCCATTGTTGTAAAACTGATTGACTATGGTTTCTCTAAAATTGATACTCCCAAAGATTCACAAGCCGTTTCCGGTTCATTACCTTATCTGGCGCCGGAAGTTTACTTGGGAAAGCCCCCCAGCAAAGCCAGTGATTTCTATGCGTTGGGGGTTATTTTATACAAACTTACTACAGGCAGTTTTCCTTTCAGTGTAGACCAAATAAATGCGTTAATTACAGGTGGCAATCAATATTTCATTCCCAATTTTCCCAGCGAGCTGAACAAGGATATTCCCTTACCTCTGGAAAAGTTTATTTTGCGGTTACTTGACCGAAATCCCGATAACCGTTTTACTAACAGTGAAGAAATAGTAGATTATATAAACCGCATTCAACCGGTGCAATATCCTTTTTCCGTCTCCTGGTCTCTAATCAATACTTTGCGTTTCAATAGTTATCTGGTGCGGGAAAAATATGCACATCAACTGTTGGATTATATTCCCGCCGTAGAAAATGGCAACGGTAAAATTATATCCGTTATGGGTGGAGATGGTTTGGGGAAGGACAGTATTATGTCCCTTTTCCGTTATCACTTGCTCAGCGGGAAATACTTTATTTTTGATTACACCTGCTCCAAAACAGACCACGAGGCATTTTTTGCTCTCATCAAGGAATTCGTTCAATCTCTAAGTGCCGATGAAATTCAAGAATATACAGGTTTACAAATGATTTCCGAGAAATTCCGTCGCTACCTATTTGAATCGGAACAGGAAGCAAAAACAATCAGCCAAACCACTAGTGAATTAAAATTAGATTTTGAATCCGTTAAAAGTTTACTGATTGAACTTTCCAGCAACAAACCCATCATCTTTATTATTCGCAATTTCCAATATGTGCATCATAATTCTATAGATTTCCTTAATTTTATGTCCTCTTACATCGTTAAACATCGCATTTTAATTGCCATAACCTGTAACGATTACAATAAAATCGACCAGATTGAACATACTGTTATGCTGCATATTCCTAACTTGAATTTGGAAGAAACCAAAAACTATATCAATCGTTTATTGGCAAATATCACTCCTGTGAGTAATCAGAATGGCGTTCCTAAGGCTTTTATAGAGGAAATATACAAACGTTCAGCCGGAAATCCCCAATTTATAGTAGAAATTTTAATTGACCTGACCCAGCGGAAAAAACTCTATTATAATAAAGAATTGCATTATCCCTTAGACCTTAGTAATTATCATTTGCCAACTCGGCTGTTACATTCTATTTTTTCACGCCTAAGTCACTTAAGAGATGTTAACTATTTACATTTGCAGAAATTAAGCGTAGTTCAAACCCCCTTAACCCGTGAATTGATGCTTTACATCCTGAAAATAAAGGATGCAGAATTATATTCTCTGCTCAATGATAGCATTTACAACGAAATTTTAAGAAAACACCGGAAATATTATTACTTCACTTTTATTGAAGCAAAACAGCGACTTTTCGGCGAATGCAACGAGAGAAGGCAAATTCTCGTTTCTCAGCGTGTTTTAAAATTTTACGCCAACGAAACGGTTTTGGATTTTGAAACTTGTAAGGGTTTGATTGCTAATGCTTTTCTGGCAAATGATTATAACTGTGCCCGTTTCTACTATCTGAAATATTATGAGATGCTGAATCAGGAAAATGAACAAGAACAAGCATTTGAAGCCATTCTTAATGTTTTGAATCTGGATTTTAATCCAGCTCTGCAAGTTCCTCTCAAAAATATTATTGCTGATATCGCTATTTTTCAGGAAAAAATGGAAATGACCGGTTTCTTTGAGCGTGCCGGTTTCATCATGCAGAGAATATCCGAACTCCCTGATTTCTTTGAAAAACATTACCTTTTAGGAACGGTTGATTTCCTTGCTGAAAACCTGCGTCAGGCATTAAAATATTTCCAGACAGCCGAAAAATATGTGCTCACGGGAAAACATCAACTACTTGTTTGGTTGGCTTATGCTCAAATTTATACCAAGTTTGACTCCTCCAAAATGAAACTCTATATAGATAAAGCCCTGAAACAAAAGATGACTTTGGAATTGCAAATTGCTTTTGTTGACCGTTTGGCAGTATATTATTCTCTCAATAAGGACTTTGATACGGCAATAAAGACCATAGAGAGCTTTCTGGAAAAGCTTCCCACCGAGAATAATACCAATGTTATGATTCGCTTAGCTGCTATGCATAATGACTTAGGGGTATTCTACAGCGCTCAGAAAAAGATTGAAGAAGCGGATGAACATCTCTTTACAGCTTTGAATATCTGGAACAGATATAATATAAAACGCTATTTGGGTTTGATTTACAATAATCTTTCCGACTTATATCTGAAACAGGGATTAACTGTCATTGCCGAACATTATTCCGAACTGGCTTATCAATATTCCGATGACCTCAATTTGACAATGTCCAAAGCATTGGCTTTATTAAATCAGGGTGAAGCAAAAATCAAAATGGGCGATTTTTCTACTGCTGAACAGAAACTTCTAAAATGCCAGGAATTAGTCCTTTCCAAAGGCAGTGACAATTATCTCCAGTCAGTAAAACGCAATCTTGCCTTAGCTAAAAGCAAAATTAAGGGTTTTGGGCATTATTACACCTTTATTTTGGAAAACGAACCGGAACTGCTTAATGGCCAGATTAAGGAAATGAGTCCTCTGGTAAAGACCTATTTTTATTATCTTCACGAAACAGGTAATGCTAAAAAACTGAGAAGATTACTAACCAAAAATGTTCACATCAATTACAAGCATATCCACGAAGAAGAATTCTATCATAACGCTCTGGCTTTAACTGCTATGGTGGAAAAGGACTATGAAAGAGCTTTGAATGAACTGAAAATTGCTCTGCGTCATGCCGGAGAAATAAATAATAACTATGCTATCGCAGTTTTCTATGTTTTACAAATCCGTTGTTATTACGGCTTAAAAGATGTAGAACGTGCCCGCGAGCTAATTGAAATTGCTCTGCCTGTCATCAAAAATAATCAATATCGCTATTGGCAATGCGAACTGGAAGTTTTGACTTTAAAGCTTGACCTTTTAAGTCCCGATATTCCCCTCAGAGCAATTTTAAGGCAGGTAAATGAATACCTTATTGCCTGGCAGGAATATGAATATTATCAGCTGAATGTGGAACTCTACCAAATTAAAATACAGATATTTACGGAATTAAAACAGGAAGAATTGGCACAGGCGGAATTTGAAAATTACAAAGCATATTTGGAAAATATCACCGAAAACATCAGTCCTGATGACAGACAGAACTACTTAACCATAAACCTCTATTTCTTGAAAAATCTGAAAAACTTTAACCTTTTACCTGTCGTTTCCCGCAGTCGGGATTTAGTTAAACAATGGAATGATATGCTTTATAACATTACTAATATCCATAATATAGAGAGAATAAAATTCTTAATTGAAAAAGGGCTTATTCAGGTTTTGGCGCCCTGGCAATTCTGGCTGATGCAATATTCCGAAAAGGTTTCATCTTACACCTGTTTTCAAAATTACAATACGGGAAAAGACAATTTAATCAACACCCAGCTTATGCCTTTCATTGAAAGAGCATATAAAACCGATAACCTGGTCGTTCTGGAACAAAATAATCGTCATCTGATGATTGTTCCCTTTCAGATTGGCTCTAAAAAAATAGGTTTCTTGCTCGTTTCCGATAAAGGTGAAATGCCTTTTACCAAACAGGAAATCTATCTTATGCGTTCCACAAAACAGCATCTCTCTGCTCTGCTGGTTAGAATTGAGGACTTCAGTCAGATTACTCAGCGCATAGAAAAAATGAATCAGCTGATGGCAATTACTCACGAATTGATGAGAATTGTGAATCTGAACGAACTGGAACCCGCCATCGTTTCTGCTTGTATTGACTTTACCAATAGCACGAGGGGTTTTCTCATCAAACGCGATAGCGACGGAGCAATTATCTATAAGGTTCAGCTCAATGCCGCCAAACAAATTTTGCCAACAGTTTCTGGTGTCAGCAAAACCGTTTTAAGCTTATCCCAAAACACCCAGGAGATTGTTTCCACCTACAATGCAGTGGAAGATAACCGTTTCAAAAGTGCCATCAGCGTTCAGGATTATGTTTTGCACAGCATTTTTTGCGCTCCTCTTGTTGTAGATAACAATGTTTATGGCTATATTTATTTGGATAACCTGAATGATAATACTAGGGAAATGTATTTGAACACAGAGTTAATTAAGCTCCTTCTGGAACAGATTACCATCGCTTTAAAAAATGCTATGCTCTATGAAAATCTGCTCCAAAAGAACAATGAACTGAATACTTTTGAAACGCTGAAAGATGAATTTATGGCTATCGTTTCTCACGAACTGAATACTCCGCTCACTACTTTGCAGGGTTATGTTACCCGTCTCAAACGCAATCTCTTTGCCGATGAGGAAGAAAAAAGGGATATCATTAATAAAATTGAAAATTCCGTAAAAAAGCTTATCCTTACTATCAATGATATAACTACTTTAAATACTTATAACTTAACCAAATCACTGCCCCTTACCGATATCTCGGTTCAGGAAATTCTGGAAATCGTTCACCAGGAAGTCCAAATCCTTTCCCGAAATCGTAGAATGTTCATCAAATTGGAAATAGAGAAGGACTTACCCTCCGTAAAAGCCAACTGGGAAGCCCTTCATTTGATGATTTACAACCTCGTATTGAATGCTATCCGTTTTACCAACGATTTTGGCACCGTTATTATAGGAGCTCGCAAATCCGCTTTCCAAAGTGAAAAAATAGACGGAAAAGAAGCGTTGGTTCTATATGTTCAAGATAACGGCATCGGAATTCCTGAATATCAACTCCAGAATGTATTTCGCACATTCTACGAACTAAACGAAATCTATGCTCACAAATCCGGAATTATAGAATATCGCAGTAGCGGACTTGGTTTGGGACTTTCCACCTCCAAACGCATCGCAGAACTTCACGGCGGCAAAATTTGGATTAAAAGTAAAGAAAATGAAGGAACTACCGTGTTTGTTTCCATTCCCTTAAAACAAAATAAATAG
- a CDS encoding lysophospholipid acyltransferase family protein: MPNKQIQNKIEYLGFRIAIAGLKLLPAKAAKSVLKGLFWFGGWVIGIRKYVALKQLSKVYPDKSKKEKAEIVKKLYRNMALTVYESYLMDDDTLYKNIRIQGKEYIDNALSLNRGVIFATAHYGNWEAARILPKAGIPISGIAKPQRNTLFDNYTNAIRERCGMRIINMKRGLRDIIHEFKENRIVAILIDQNAGSSGLVMDFLGFPASHWKGVAKLSLRYKIPIVPSFARRAEDDRIQFEFFPPILHEELEDTEENYKIVLEEVDKILENQIHKHPEQWFWVHLRWKHSYNMLA; the protein is encoded by the coding sequence GTGCCTAATAAGCAGATACAAAATAAAATAGAATACTTAGGTTTCAGGATAGCTATTGCGGGGCTAAAACTTCTTCCAGCGAAAGCGGCAAAGTCAGTGCTCAAAGGTCTCTTCTGGTTTGGTGGTTGGGTGATTGGCATCCGTAAATATGTTGCCTTAAAACAGCTTAGCAAGGTTTATCCGGATAAAAGCAAAAAGGAAAAGGCAGAAATTGTTAAAAAATTATATCGGAATATGGCGTTAACCGTTTATGAAAGTTATCTGATGGATGACGACACGCTATATAAAAACATCCGAATTCAAGGCAAAGAATATATTGACAATGCATTATCTCTAAATAGGGGTGTGATTTTTGCCACAGCGCATTATGGAAACTGGGAAGCAGCAAGAATTTTGCCTAAAGCAGGAATTCCCATCAGCGGAATAGCCAAACCCCAACGCAATACCCTATTTGATAATTACACCAATGCCATCCGCGAGCGTTGCGGAATGCGAATTATCAATATGAAACGCGGTTTGCGAGACATTATTCACGAATTTAAGGAAAATAGGATAGTTGCGATTCTTATTGACCAAAATGCGGGTAGTTCAGGATTGGTAATGGATTTTTTAGGTTTTCCTGCTTCACATTGGAAAGGAGTAGCCAAACTTTCTTTGCGTTACAAGATTCCTATAGTTCCCAGTTTTGCACGCAGAGCGGAAGATGACAGAATTCAATTTGAGTTCTTTCCTCCGATTTTGCATGAAGAACTGGAAGATACGGAAGAGAATTATAAAATTGTTCTGGAAGAGGTGGATAAAATATTGGAAAATCAAATTCACAAACATCCGGAACAGTGGTTTTGGGTTCACTTGAGATGGAAACATTCCTACAATATGCTTGCCTGA
- a CDS encoding V-type ATP synthase subunit E family protein — MNDQLQDLLKRVYEEGVAKANAEAEKIISQAKEQAEETIAKAKAEAEAILKDAEKKAEDLKKNTQSDLNMAYNHTLTALKQKITDLVLSEALNTKLNDAFNDTEFVKKLILETLTAWRENTSSGTIIISEKMKPHLDEFYIKSLKDIFDGKLKVDFSPVMKQGFIIAPEDGTYKIKFEGDDFANLFKNYLRPRTKEILFGNQ; from the coding sequence ATGAACGACCAGTTGCAAGATTTACTAAAACGAGTTTATGAAGAAGGTGTTGCCAAAGCCAATGCGGAAGCTGAGAAAATAATCAGTCAGGCAAAGGAACAAGCAGAAGAAACCATAGCCAAAGCTAAAGCGGAGGCAGAAGCAATTTTGAAAGATGCGGAAAAAAAGGCAGAAGACCTGAAAAAGAATACTCAATCCGATTTGAATATGGCATATAATCATACTCTTACAGCTCTCAAGCAAAAAATTACCGATCTTGTTCTTTCCGAAGCTCTCAATACTAAATTGAACGATGCCTTCAATGATACGGAATTTGTGAAAAAGCTTATTCTGGAAACCCTTACAGCTTGGAGGGAAAATACTTCATCCGGAACAATTATCATCAGTGAAAAGATGAAACCCCATTTAGACGAGTTTTATATTAAATCCTTAAAAGATATCTTTGATGGTAAGTTGAAAGTTGATTTTTCACCCGTTATGAAACAGGGCTTTATTATTGCTCCCGAAGATGGAACTTATAAAATTAAATTTGAGGGAGATGATTTTGCCAACCTGTTCAAAAATTACTTACGCCCTCGCACTAAGGAAATCCTCTTTGGTAATCAATAA
- a CDS encoding DUF2764 family protein, translating to MKQEYYYFVSGLPNINIDDTKLPWTPEEFLAEAKTQVSENDYHLLEILHLPMDLDNLLRVLYKTNKERNMEGLYDDAFWEEYLAFLRNVIDNPEFKTPIEFAALPNFIKEIVLNALKQEEMQPLPQTELALLKKFYAWTAKSPNDFIRNWFAFDAHIRNILTAINGRKFNLPYAQYLVGEGETTEKLSKSHTADFGLGKEDELYNALTRIYEQNNILYRERGYDILRWRWIDDYNFFNYFNIDRILGYYCQLRILTRWIKSSPELGKEVFNSILSDLNNSFSFPADFNIKSTQRK from the coding sequence ATGAAACAAGAATATTACTATTTCGTTTCTGGACTGCCCAACATCAATATTGATGATACAAAACTGCCTTGGACTCCGGAAGAATTTTTGGCAGAGGCAAAGACCCAGGTTAGCGAAAATGACTATCATCTTCTGGAAATTTTACATCTGCCGATGGATTTGGACAATCTCCTGAGGGTTTTGTATAAAACAAATAAAGAACGCAATATGGAAGGTCTTTATGATGATGCTTTCTGGGAAGAATATCTGGCTTTTTTACGCAATGTAATTGATAATCCGGAATTTAAAACTCCTATTGAATTTGCAGCTCTCCCGAATTTTATCAAAGAAATAGTGTTAAATGCCTTAAAACAGGAAGAAATGCAACCTCTACCGCAAACTGAATTGGCGCTCCTAAAGAAATTTTATGCCTGGACAGCAAAAAGTCCTAATGATTTTATCAGGAACTGGTTTGCCTTTGATGCTCATATAAGAAATATTTTAACCGCTATAAACGGACGCAAATTTAATCTACCTTATGCCCAATATCTTGTCGGAGAAGGTGAAACAACGGAAAAACTGAGTAAAAGCCATACTGCGGATTTCGGTTTGGGCAAAGAAGATGAACTTTACAATGCACTAACTCGCATTTACGAACAAAACAATATTCTCTATCGGGAAAGGGGTTATGATATTTTACGCTGGCGGTGGATTGATGATTATAACTTCTTTAATTATTTCAATATAGACCGCATTTTAGGTTACTATTGTCAGTTGCGTATTTTAACTCGCTGGATAAAGTCATCTCCCGAATTGGGAAAAGAGGTTTTTAATTCCATTTTGAGCGATTTGAACAATAGTTTCAGCTTTCCCGCTGATTTCAATATAAAAAGCACGCAAAGAAAATAG
- a CDS encoding V-type ATP synthase subunit A: MTTGIVKGIISNLVQVEVSGPVSQNEICYINLGKEKLMAEVIKVVGNIANTQVFESTRGLKPGDTVEFTDHLLEVKLGPGMLSKNFDGLQGDLNKRKGVFLTRGEYTDPLDENSLWKFTPLVKVGDKVSAGDWLGSVPESWITHKIMVPFVMEDEYTVKSIAGEGDYKITETIAVLIDKEGKDIEINMIQKWPVKIPITAYVEKPRPFKLLETGVRTMDTLNPMVEGGTGFIPGPFGAGKTVLQHSISKNAEADLIIMAACGERANEVVELFVEFPELDDPRTGRKLMERTIIVCNTSNMPVAAREASVYTAMTIAEYYRNMGLKVLLLADSTSRWAQALREMSNRMEELPGPDAYPMDLPAIISNFYARAGFVYLKSGTTGSITFIGTVSPAGGNLKEPVTESTKKAARCFYALSQARADSKRYPAVDPIDSYSKYLEYPEVIEYLNANVNPHWVKDVNHTKDILLRGKEAQEQINILGDDGVPLSYHDKYWKSELVDRIILQQDGFDKVDQSTPMKRQQYMLELILEICNADFVFEGFEEVMPFYTRLINICKQMNYMEFQTPEFNNYEAELHKIVAERRAK; the protein is encoded by the coding sequence ATGACAACAGGTATAGTTAAAGGAATAATTTCCAACCTCGTTCAGGTTGAGGTTTCAGGTCCTGTTTCCCAAAATGAAATCTGCTACATCAATCTGGGCAAAGAAAAGTTGATGGCAGAAGTTATTAAAGTTGTAGGAAACATAGCCAATACTCAAGTTTTTGAAAGCACACGCGGTTTAAAACCAGGTGATACTGTTGAATTTACCGATCATTTGCTGGAGGTAAAACTTGGTCCCGGAATGCTTTCCAAGAATTTTGACGGTTTGCAAGGTGACCTCAATAAAAGAAAAGGTGTTTTTTTAACTCGGGGTGAATATACTGACCCCTTAGATGAAAATTCCCTCTGGAAATTCACTCCCCTTGTCAAAGTTGGAGATAAAGTAAGTGCAGGTGACTGGTTAGGTTCAGTTCCCGAAAGTTGGATTACTCATAAAATTATGGTTCCTTTTGTGATGGAAGATGAATATACTGTTAAAAGCATCGCTGGGGAAGGTGACTATAAAATAACCGAAACCATTGCCGTTTTGATAGACAAAGAAGGTAAGGATATAGAAATTAATATGATTCAAAAGTGGCCTGTGAAAATTCCCATTACCGCTTATGTTGAAAAACCGCGTCCCTTTAAGCTTTTGGAAACTGGCGTCCGCACAATGGATACACTAAATCCTATGGTGGAAGGTGGAACCGGCTTTATTCCAGGTCCTTTCGGAGCAGGAAAAACAGTTTTACAACATTCCATATCCAAAAATGCAGAAGCGGACTTGATTATTATGGCTGCTTGCGGTGAAAGAGCAAATGAAGTTGTGGAACTCTTTGTGGAATTTCCCGAACTGGATGACCCCAGAACGGGAAGAAAACTTATGGAGAGAACTATCATTGTTTGTAACACTTCCAATATGCCTGTAGCGGCAAGAGAAGCATCTGTTTATACGGCTATGACGATTGCGGAATATTATCGCAATATGGGACTCAAGGTTTTACTGCTGGCTGATTCCACTTCGCGTTGGGCTCAGGCATTAAGAGAAATGAGTAACAGAATGGAAGAACTTCCCGGTCCGGATGCTTATCCAATGGACCTTCCAGCCATTATTTCCAATTTTTATGCCCGTGCCGGATTTGTTTACTTAAAAAGTGGAACTACTGGTTCTATAACTTTTATAGGAACTGTTTCTCCTGCGGGTGGAAATTTGAAAGAGCCGGTTACGGAATCCACCAAAAAAGCAGCACGTTGTTTTTACGCACTTTCTCAAGCCAGAGCAGACAGTAAACGCTATCCTGCAGTTGATCCTATTGATTCCTACAGTAAATATCTGGAATATCCCGAAGTGATTGAATATTTGAATGCCAATGTAAATCCGCATTGGGTGAAGGATGTAAATCATACCAAAGATATTCTCTTGCGCGGAAAAGAAGCACAGGAACAAATAAATATTTTAGGTGATGATGGTGTTCCGCTTTCGTATCATGACAAATACTGGAAAAGTGAACTTGTGGATAGAATTATTTTACAACAGGATGGCTTTGATAAAGTAGACCAATCCACGCCAATGAAAAGACAGCAATATATGCTGGAACTAATTTTAGAGATTTGCAATGCGGATTTCGTGTTTGAGGGCTTTGAAGAAGTTATGCCTTTTTACACACGGCTAATCAATATCTGCAAACAAATGAATTATATGGAATTTCAAACGCCGGAATTTAACAATTACGAAGCGGAACTACATAAAATAGTTGCAGAAAGGAGAGCTAAATAA
- a CDS encoding V-type ATP synthase subunit B — protein METQAFQKIYTKLNQITKATCTVQATGVGNDELATVAGRLAQVVKIIGDNVTLQIFAGTEGIGTDAEVVFFGKAPTLKVSDELGGRFFNAYGEPIDGGPEIEGKEVEIGGPSVNPVRRKQPSELITTGIAGIDLNNTLVTGQKIPFFADPDQPYNEVMAMVALRAQSDKIILGGMGLSNDDYLLYKNTFENAGVIDRIVSFVNTTEDPTVERLLVPDMALTAAEYFALEKKEKVLVLLTDMTLYCDALSIVSNRMDQIPSKDSMPGSLYSDLAKLYEKAVQFPDGGSITIIAVTTLSGGDITHAIPDNTGYITEGQLFLKRDTDIGKVIVDPFRSLSRLKQLVIGKKTREDHPQVMNTAVRLYADAANAKTKLENGFDLSDYDIRVLDFAKEYSDKILAVDVNISTDEMLDRTWELFQKYFNRAEIGIKDEFMNLYWKKG, from the coding sequence ATGGAAACCCAAGCTTTTCAAAAGATATATACCAAACTCAATCAAATAACTAAAGCTACTTGCACCGTTCAGGCAACAGGAGTGGGAAATGACGAACTGGCTACAGTTGCAGGACGTTTGGCTCAGGTAGTTAAAATTATAGGTGATAATGTAACTCTGCAAATTTTTGCCGGGACTGAAGGAATTGGAACTGATGCCGAAGTTGTCTTTTTCGGAAAAGCGCCTACTTTGAAAGTTAGCGATGAATTAGGTGGCAGGTTTTTCAATGCTTATGGTGAACCGATTGACGGAGGTCCTGAAATTGAAGGTAAAGAAGTGGAAATTGGAGGTCCTTCTGTAAATCCTGTGCGCAGAAAACAACCCTCCGAATTGATTACTACAGGAATTGCAGGAATTGATTTGAATAATACTTTGGTTACAGGACAAAAAATACCTTTCTTTGCAGACCCTGACCAACCCTATAATGAAGTAATGGCTATGGTTGCCTTAAGAGCTCAGAGTGATAAAATTATTTTAGGGGGTATGGGGCTTTCCAACGACGACTATCTGCTTTATAAAAACACTTTTGAAAATGCTGGAGTGATAGATAGAATCGTTTCTTTTGTAAATACTACGGAAGACCCTACTGTGGAACGACTTCTGGTTCCTGATATGGCGCTTACTGCTGCAGAATATTTTGCTTTGGAAAAAAAGGAAAAGGTCTTGGTGTTGTTAACTGATATGACACTTTACTGCGATGCTTTAAGTATTGTTTCCAACCGTATGGACCAAATTCCTTCCAAGGATAGTATGCCCGGTTCGCTTTACAGTGATTTAGCAAAGCTCTATGAAAAAGCAGTGCAATTTCCCGATGGTGGCTCCATAACAATTATTGCAGTTACAACTCTTTCGGGAGGAGATATTACTCATGCCATTCCCGATAATACAGGTTACATAACAGAAGGACAGCTTTTCCTGAAACGCGATACGGATATTGGAAAAGTTATTGTTGATCCTTTCCGTTCTCTTTCTCGTTTGAAACAGCTTGTGATAGGCAAAAAGACAAGGGAAGACCATCCCCAGGTAATGAATACTGCAGTGCGTCTTTATGCCGATGCTGCCAATGCTAAAACCAAGCTGGAAAACGGTTTTGACTTATCCGATTATGATATCCGCGTGCTTGATTTTGCCAAAGAGTATTCCGATAAGATTTTGGCTGTTGATGTTAATATCAGCACCGATGAAATGTTGGATAGAACCTGGGAACTTTTCCAGAAGTATTTCAACCGTGCTGAAATAGGTATCAAAGACGAATTTATGAATTTGTATTGGAAGAAAGGATGA